A stretch of Imperialibacter roseus DNA encodes these proteins:
- a CDS encoding MORN repeat-containing protein, with product MNTFFTLLFTGLLLFLRPDPVVQKDCEVLMETLALEYDGECKKGLAHGIGKALGSHTYEGSFKKGYPDGVGTYTWSNGNLYKGEFKNGLKDGKGELYIRKLGVPDSIVTGYWDKDKYVGEYVSSYTVGQKRNILRTRFVHMADTPNQVEILIQRNGLPIGVSQLQASADKSPMFESSQTIVAFTKVVYPLTNATINFYAPSAFNSYQLDCELNFEIYREGHWRIFIQI from the coding sequence ATGAACACATTTTTTACACTACTTTTTACCGGGCTGCTTCTTTTTTTAAGGCCTGACCCGGTCGTTCAAAAAGACTGCGAAGTGCTGATGGAAACACTGGCGCTTGAGTACGATGGAGAATGCAAAAAAGGGCTTGCTCATGGCATTGGCAAGGCGCTTGGTTCTCACACCTATGAGGGGAGCTTCAAAAAAGGCTACCCGGACGGAGTAGGTACCTACACCTGGTCGAATGGAAACCTTTATAAAGGAGAGTTTAAAAATGGCCTCAAAGATGGCAAAGGCGAGCTCTATATCAGAAAACTTGGTGTGCCTGACAGCATCGTAACCGGCTACTGGGACAAAGACAAGTATGTCGGTGAATACGTTTCTTCCTACACTGTGGGGCAAAAGCGGAATATTCTCCGAACAAGGTTTGTGCATATGGCCGACACCCCCAACCAGGTCGAAATACTGATTCAGCGAAACGGGCTTCCGATTGGGGTTAGTCAGCTACAAGCTTCGGCCGACAAATCACCCATGTTTGAAAGTAGCCAGACTATCGTGGCTTTCACCAAGGTGGTGTATCCGCTGACCAATGCCACTATCAATTTCTATGCTCCCAGCGCTTTCAACTCCTACCAGCTCGATTGCGAGCTGAACTTTGAAATTTACCGGGAAGGGCACTGGCGGATTTTTATACAGATATAG
- a CDS encoding MORN repeat-containing protein, translating to MIKSFIILLIVVLGDQAISPVKDCEVLLETISGTYDGDCKKGLAEGTGTAKGVDTYIGEFKKGLPDGQGRYIWKNGDYFSGDFVKGMKEGYGEMKVKREGQKDSLLAGYWIKDIFVGASNLPYRESHSSNIKSVMIEEITENGSEIMIVYARNKQSIVADGLRLVSDQDVKPLSEFEYTVLRKLDFPFTGAKMDFRSQAPVGSNILEYHVEFDIFKKARWLITIEVY from the coding sequence ATGATCAAAAGCTTTATCATTCTCCTAATTGTTGTTCTTGGTGATCAGGCCATTTCACCTGTCAAAGACTGCGAAGTACTTCTGGAAACTATTTCGGGCACTTACGATGGCGATTGTAAAAAAGGGCTGGCTGAGGGAACGGGTACAGCCAAAGGCGTCGACACCTATATCGGTGAGTTTAAAAAAGGGCTCCCCGATGGGCAGGGGCGATACATTTGGAAGAATGGGGACTATTTCTCGGGCGACTTCGTGAAAGGCATGAAAGAAGGCTATGGAGAAATGAAGGTGAAAAGAGAAGGTCAAAAAGACAGCCTCCTGGCAGGATATTGGATCAAAGATATTTTCGTAGGTGCTTCAAATTTACCCTATAGAGAATCGCATTCCAGCAATATTAAAAGTGTAATGATTGAAGAAATCACTGAAAACGGGTCTGAAATAATGATTGTTTATGCCAGAAATAAACAGTCCATAGTAGCCGACGGGCTGAGGCTGGTAAGCGATCAGGACGTTAAGCCGTTATCGGAATTTGAATACACTGTGCTGCGCAAACTGGACTTCCCATTTACGGGAGCGAAAATGGACTTCCGCAGCCAGGCACCAGTGGGTTCAAATATTTTAGAATATCATGTAGAATTCGACATATTCAAAAAGGCCAGGTGGCTGATCACAATCGAGGTTTATTGA